TTTGTTTAACATCCATTATCATATATACTTCCCTACCTTATCTTAAATAATGGCTGACCGAACTCAACCATATCTTCATTATTACAAAGTATTTCTACTATCTCTCCATCAAAATCAGAATTTATCTCATTCATTATCTTCATAGCTTCAATTATACAAAGAGTATCTCCTTTGGATACCTTCTGACCAACTTTAACAAAATTATCTTTTTCTGGTGATGCTTTATCATAAAATGTACCTACTATTGGAGATTTAACTATTTTATATTCATCATCGCTCTTAGTTGTAGCTTCTTCACTATCTTCAATTATCATCTTACTTGGTACCGATGATTTAGTTTCAGTATTTACTACATTATTTTCTCTTTTTATTCTAACAGCAATTCCATTTTCTTCATACTCAAATGATGTTATAGATGATTTATCTATTAGTGTTATTAGGTCATTAATTAACTGTTTATCCACATTAATTACCTCCCATCCCACTTTCTAAAAGCAATCACTGCATTATGTCCTCCAAATCCTAATGAACTTGATAATGCAACCTGTACATCAGAATTTCTACCTTCATTAGGTGTATAATCTAAATCACACTCTTCATCTGGCACTTTATATCCCACTGTAGGTGGTATAAAACTATCTTCAATTGCTTTTACTGCAAATATACCTTCTACTGATCCTGCTGCACCCAATAAGTGTCCTGTCATTGATTTAGTAGAACTTACTGCAACCTTGTATGCATAATCTCCTAATGCTCTTTTAATAGCTCTTGTTTCTGTTTTGTCATTCAATTCTGTAGATGTACCATGAGCATTTATATAACTAACCTCTTCTGGCTTGATATGTCCTTCTTCCATAGCTAATTCTAAAGCTCTTCCAGACA
Above is a genomic segment from Clostridium bornimense containing:
- the accB gene encoding acetyl-CoA carboxylase biotin carboxyl carrier protein encodes the protein MDKQLINDLITLIDKSSITSFEYEENGIAVRIKRENNVVNTETKSSVPSKMIIEDSEEATTKSDDEYKIVKSPIVGTFYDKASPEKDNFVKVGQKVSKGDTLCIIEAMKIMNEINSDFDGEIVEILCNNEDMVEFGQPLFKIR